In Oryza brachyantha chromosome 2, ObraRS2, whole genome shotgun sequence, a single window of DNA contains:
- the LOC102722367 gene encoding SNAP25 homologous protein SNAP33-like gives MSGRRSFFASNRKKSGGGRGSSGGNPFDSDSDDGGREQRPARASSVPPPADQQRGSLLGGGAEGFSSSSSSAAAAARSRYRNDFRDAGGVEAQSVQELEGYAAYKAEETTQRVQGCVRIAEEMRETASKSLVTIHQQGQQITRTHMMTLDIDQDLSRSEKLLGDLGGIFSKKWKPKKNGEIRGPMLTRDDSFIRKGSHLEQRQKLGLADHPPRSNARQFHSEPTSALQKVEMEKAKQDDALSDLSNILTELKGMAVDMGSEIDRQTKAMGDSEKDYDELNFRIKGANTRARRLLGK, from the exons ATGAGCGGGAGGAGATCGTTCTTCGCCTCTAACAGGAAGAAGtccggcggtggccgcgggagcagcggcggcaacCCGTTCGACTCCgactccgacgacggcgggaggGAGCAGAGGCCGGCGAGGGCCTCCTCCGTGCCTCCCCCGGCCGACCAGCAGCGGGGCtccctcctcggcggcggcgcggagggcttctcctcctcctcctcctcggcggcggcggcggcgaggagccgGTACAGGAACGACTtccgcgacgccggcggcgtggaggcgcAGTCGGTGCAGGAGCTGGAGGGCTACGCGGCGTACAAGGCGGAGGAGACCACGCAGCGCGTGCAGGGCTGCGTCCGCATCGCCGAGGAGATGAGGGAGACCGCGTCCAAGAGCCTTGTCACCATCCACCAGCAGGGCCAGCAGATCACCCGCACGCACATGATGACCCTCGACATCGACCAGGATCTCTCCAGG AGCGAGAAGCTGCTGGGTGATCTTGGGGGTATATTTTCCAAGAAGTGGAAGCCAAAGAAGAATGGTGAAATTAGGGGGCCTATGCTTACTAgag ATGATTCCTTCATTCGGAAGGGCAGCCATTTGGAACAGAGGCAGAAACTGGGTCTAGCTGATCACCCACCTCGATCGAATGCACGCCAATTCCATTCTGAGCCGACTTCAGCCCTCCAGAAAGTGGAG ATGGAGAAGGCAAAGCAGGATGACGCCCTATCTGATCTTAGTAACATATTGACCGAGCTGAAAGGCATGGCAGTTGACATGGGCTCTGAGATTGACAG ACAAACGAAGGCTATGGGTGATTCAGAGAAGGACTACGACGAACTGAACTTCAGGATCAAGGGAGCAAACACTCGGGCTCGCCGTCTGcttggaaaataa
- the LOC102714156 gene encoding uncharacterized protein LOC102714156, whose translation MRRFATHLRRLSHRALPPRPPPPRPPTTFSTGLPFLLSRRRLLSEDAAAAPPAPPTPPPVADVPNEELKRRLETYYEVDDETELPSVTEAVLERKLADVHSETDDELIEELRSKPLPEVRDRDFESDFEEMHDTDEELDNLYNARQHVEKKIKSDEFFNMDDDKWNGMIKEAVDNGHLSNMKECENILEDMLHWDKLLPDEIKKKVEAKFNELGDMCEKGDLEPEQAYELFKEFEDKMVLECTELMEAETPTDVDEFSQMENKNVKLDDPPGEGPVLRWESRIVFAPGGDAWHPKNRKVKLSVTVKELGLTRHAFRRLREIVGKRYNSGKDELTIISERFEHREENRKDCLRTLYSVVEDANKANKLAEDARNAYVKNRLKANAQFMERLKMKTEKLRVAA comes from the exons ATGAGGCGCTTCGCCAcgcacctccgccgcctctcGCACCGCGCCCTTCCTccccggcctcctcctcctcgcccccCGACGACCTTCTCCACcggcctccccttcctcctctctcgccggcgcctcctctccgaggacgccgcggccgcgccgccggcgccgcccactCCTCCGCCCGTCGCCGACGTCCCAAACGAAG AGCTGAAGCGGCGGTTGGAAACTTACTACGAGGTGGATGATGAGACAGAACTACCATCTGTCACAGAGGCTGTTCTCGAGCGGAAGCTTGCTGATGTGCACAGTGAGACGGATGATGAACTTATCGAGGAGTTGCGCAGCAAACCACTCCCTGAGGTCCGTGACAGGGATTTTGAATCTGACTTTGAGGAGATGCACGATACTGATGAGGAGCTGGACAACTTGTATAACGCCAGGCAGCATGTGGAAAAAAAGATCAAGAGTGATGAGTTCTTTAACATGGATGACGACAAGTGGAATGGGATGATCAAGGAGGCTGTGGATAATGGTCACCTGAGTAATATGAAGGAATGTGAGAATATCTTGGAGGATATGCTGCACTGGGACAAGCTACTACCTG atgaaattaaaaagaagGTGGAGGCTAAATTTAATGAGTTGGGAGACATGTGTGAGAAAGGAGACCTTGAACCTGAGCAGGCTTATGAATTATTCAAAGAGTTTGAGGATAAAATGGTCTTGGAGTGCACAGAACTAATGGAAGCTGAAACCCCAACTGATGTAGATGAATTTTCTCAAATGGAAAATAAGAATGTTAAGTTAGACGATCCACCTGGTGAGGGACCTGTTCTAAGGTGGGAGTCACGTATTGTCTTTGCTCCTGGTGGTGATGCGTGGCATCCCAAAAACAGGAAAGTTAAACTCAGTGTGACTGTCAAAGAGCTGGGACTTACACGACATGCCTTCCGACGGTTACGTGAGATTGTTGGGAAGAGGTATAATTCTGGAAAAGATGAGCTCACAATAATTAGTGAAAG GTTTGAGCACCGGGAAGAGAACAGGAAAGATTGCTTGAGGACACTGTATTCTGTAGTAGAAGATGCAAACAAGGCTAATAAGTTGGCTGAGGATGCTAGAAATGCGTATGTTAAAAACAGACTTAAGGCCAATGCGCAGTTCATGGAACGATTGAAGATGAAGACAGAGAAATTGAGGGTAGCTGCATAA